A region from the Streptomyces tsukubensis genome encodes:
- a CDS encoding ATP-binding protein has product MTSTLVRSKDPQPAIGDRLRARLEARLAERGIDPTTPLPPNVPEPVPALEAAQRRIPYDYREALASHPEVVAWTRTIAEAATAPYAGDRHAHYGTAGRRVITRGPSLLLWGPTGSGKTFEAFGAIRSLTAAGCAVPWLATTAADLYGELRSRTGPDPEELLRRYTRIPVLLLDDLGAAKNSEWTEEITFRLLNHRAQNRFPTLITSNLAPVRNPEADPRQPVLRDRLGDRLLSRLSGMCTAIEVAGPDRRFQRR; this is encoded by the coding sequence GTGACCAGCACCCTCGTCCGCTCGAAGGACCCGCAGCCCGCGATCGGGGACCGGCTGCGCGCCCGCCTGGAGGCCCGGCTCGCCGAGCGGGGCATCGACCCCACCACCCCGCTGCCGCCGAACGTGCCGGAGCCGGTCCCGGCGCTGGAGGCCGCCCAGCGGCGGATCCCCTACGACTACCGGGAGGCCCTCGCTTCGCACCCGGAGGTCGTCGCCTGGACGCGGACCATCGCGGAGGCGGCGACCGCCCCCTACGCCGGTGACCGGCACGCCCACTACGGCACCGCTGGGCGCCGCGTGATCACCCGCGGCCCCTCGCTGCTGCTCTGGGGCCCCACCGGAAGCGGAAAAACTTTCGAGGCTTTCGGGGCGATCCGGTCGCTGACCGCCGCCGGGTGCGCGGTGCCGTGGCTGGCCACCACCGCCGCCGACCTCTACGGCGAATTGCGCTCCCGCACCGGGCCGGACCCGGAGGAGCTGCTGCGCCGCTACACCCGGATCCCGGTGCTGCTGCTGGACGACCTCGGCGCCGCGAAGAACTCGGAGTGGACCGAGGAGATCACCTTCCGGCTGCTTAACCACCGCGCGCAGAATCGTTTCCCCACGCTGATCACCAGCAACCTCGCCCCCGTACGCAACCCCGAGGCGGACCCGCGCCAGCCGGTGCTGCGGGACCGGCTCGGCGACAGGCTCCTGTCCCGCCTGTCCGGCATGTGCACCGCGATCGAAGTGGCCGGCCCCGACCGCCGCTTCCAGCGCCGCTGA
- a CDS encoding WhiB family transcriptional regulator, translating to MRYITTNDDRPILRGIADHSWHARSACRDLSPAEADKLFFPLPRDHKAIAQAKFICGGCPVKKACFNSALEQGSKEGVWGGTTEKERRPWQAKLHARLDYERVRAAFLGRDVHLSTAEREAVTRHAYVRGWSPERLAHTLRLDLDYARDLMREAAHALADRDRYWGLYGTAGDQDEDGTPAQDSGSDDDTEDAEQDEAPAEEISPVARHIHTQALITALGKAA from the coding sequence TTGCGCTACATCACCACCAACGACGACCGACCGATCCTGCGCGGAATCGCCGACCACAGCTGGCACGCCCGCAGCGCCTGCCGCGACCTGTCTCCCGCCGAGGCCGACAAGCTGTTCTTCCCCCTGCCCCGCGACCACAAGGCCATCGCCCAGGCCAAGTTCATCTGCGGCGGATGCCCGGTCAAAAAAGCGTGCTTCAACTCCGCCCTGGAGCAGGGCTCCAAGGAGGGCGTCTGGGGCGGAACGACCGAGAAGGAACGTCGCCCCTGGCAGGCCAAGCTCCACGCGCGCCTCGACTACGAGCGGGTTCGTGCCGCCTTCCTCGGCCGCGACGTCCACCTCTCGACCGCGGAGCGCGAAGCCGTCACCCGCCACGCCTACGTCCGCGGCTGGAGCCCCGAACGCCTCGCCCACACCCTCCGGCTCGACCTGGACTACGCCCGCGACCTGATGCGCGAGGCAGCGCACGCCCTCGCCGACCGCGACCGGTACTGGGGCCTGTACGGCACCGCCGGGGACCAGGACGAGGACGGCACGCCAGCTCAGGATTCCGGGAGCGACGACGATACGGAGGACGCCGAGCAGGACGAGGCGCCCGCGGAGGAGATTTCCCCGGTCGCCCGGCACATCCACACCCAGGCCCTGATCACCGCGCTCGGAAAGGCCGCATGA
- a CDS encoding helix-turn-helix domain-containing protein, whose protein sequence is MTDGYRQLAASLQEITTLLPETGLDQQGVFDLNHLSYETSLSETDLRSLLAGQQIPQPGFDAEVQRRIRFLTETRQCEYEGEDGILRRRPYTRAEIADGCGITQAWLSQLLIKPKIPKLAHSKAIADFFRVPVEFFTDEPPRALARVLTRDVTPRLRSLAAGAADTVTTPAAMRIALRLGDREMDPEAEAALMLFIDRIAATPKT, encoded by the coding sequence GTGACTGACGGATACCGACAACTAGCGGCGAGCCTCCAGGAGATCACAACGCTCCTGCCCGAAACAGGACTTGACCAACAAGGGGTGTTCGACCTCAATCACCTCTCCTACGAAACCTCGCTGTCCGAGACCGACCTGCGGTCCCTGCTTGCGGGGCAGCAGATCCCGCAGCCGGGGTTCGATGCCGAGGTTCAACGCCGCATCCGGTTCCTGACCGAGACGCGGCAGTGCGAGTACGAGGGCGAAGACGGAATCCTCCGGCGTCGGCCGTACACCCGTGCGGAGATCGCCGACGGGTGCGGCATTACCCAGGCGTGGCTCAGTCAGTTGCTGATCAAGCCGAAGATTCCCAAACTAGCCCATTCCAAGGCGATAGCGGACTTCTTCCGCGTTCCGGTGGAATTCTTCACCGACGAGCCGCCGAGGGCGTTGGCGCGAGTGCTCACCAGGGACGTGACCCCGCGCCTCCGCAGCCTTGCTGCGGGCGCCGCTGACACTGTCACCACCCCTGCCGCTATGAGAATCGCACTCCGGCTCGGGGACAGGGAGATGGACCCTGAGGCCGAAGCCGCGCTCATGCTGTTCATCGACCGCATCGCCGCAACACCGAAAACCTGA